The sequence below is a genomic window from Patescibacteria group bacterium.
TTTAACCGCCAAAAATTGGTATACTGGTTATGATGCTTCAGCTACAAAAAATTATTTTGCTGAAATGATTGAGACTGTAGCTTTAAAAAATAAAAGCAGCAGCCAAGCATTAAATGAAGCTGCTGAAAAAATTGAAAGGACTTTAGAATGAAAAATAATTACAAAATTTTATTTTTAATAATAGGTTTAACTTTTTTAATAACACCTCTCAAGTCAATAGCCTCTCCTTTACCGGATATAATGCCTGATTGTGACATTACCGTTTATGAGGTTGAAGAACACGGCACTCATAATTTTGATGACGCTGAAGCCTTTAAATATAATAAAGCAGAAGAAGGAGGAGAAAAAGAAAGTGATTACGAAAGAGTCTGTAATGGCGACTGTATTGACGCTCGTAATTATGTTCAAATAGGTGACAAAGGGGAAAGCGCTCATGATAAATACGGGGACGTCACCCATGTTATTGATTATAATCCCTGCGGTTTTGATGATTTTATCACCCTATTAATTAATGCCTTTCAATTCGGCTTAACCATGCTGGCTGTGGTGGTTTTATTCTTCTTTATTTGGGGCGGTTTTGGCTTTATTATTGCCGGCGGTCGGACTGAAAAAATCCAGGAAGCAAAAAAGACTATTAAAGGCGCTTTTGTCGGTATGTTAATAGTATTATGTGCCTGGATTACAGTAAATTTTTATATTTTTGCTTTTACTGATGATCCTCAAAGCAAAATATTCGGTGAATTTTGGTGGGGTGGCAGTGAAGAATGCCACGAAGATTTTCCTTTAGAATGCGACAAAAATAATCTTCATCTTGGCTGTGGCGGACCCAAAGATTCAAGTACTGATACTTATATAAAAGACTTACAAAACGCACTTAATAATTTAGAGGGTTGTGAATGTGGCCCAGTAGATGGTTGTTACGGTGATAAAACAGCTGACTGTGTGATTGAATTTCAGTTAAGTAATCAGGATGAGATTGGTAATTTTGAAGTAGGAGTAGTGGGAGAAAATACCTGGAACGCTATAAAAACAGGCTCTGGCAGTTGTCAGGTTGATTATGACACCGAGAAAACTGAAGAGGCTGAATATTGTTGTGGACAAATATCTTTAAAACCCGGTCCTATATGTCTACCTACTTGGGAAGAAAATGGCTGTGATAAATACGGCGAAAACTATATGTTATTGGAGAAGAAAAAATGTTCAGAACTCGTATTTTGTCAAGAGGGTTGTTGTATACCTGATGATTTAAATAAAGATTGTTATAACTGTACAGGTAACGAATGCCTTCCTTATGGTGATACTTTCAATCATGAGGCAAAATGCAAGGAGGAAAGTAATTCTGAAGATTGTCTTTGGCATATTTGTCGCGAAAATTCTACTTCAGTTAATAACTGTTATATCCAAAGAGGGGGTTGTCTCCCTGATGTATCTACTAATGAAGTAGCTTGGAGTAAAGAAGCGGCTCAAGAAAAAATGTCAACTATGGATGTATGTAATATGGGAACCTGTACTATACCTTTTACTGATGCCAGTGGTAATACTTACTATGATTGCTATTGGGAATCCCGCTCAAGATGTGAAGAAATAGAAGGTGAATTTTATTATAAAATTCCTACACCTAGCTCAACAGACGATACTGATAGTGACGGTTATGCCAATCTAAATGGTGGGTCGCTGCCAGATATTGAGTGCCGAGTAGATTAATATTAATTATATAAATATATGAAAAAAAAGATTATAACCTTATTACTCATTATCAATTTTTTCTTTCCCTTAAGTGCTTTAGCCAATGGCACTTCCAATGTATTACCCAACCCTATGGCCTGTACTAACTTGCTTTGTCTTTTTATTCAGGTAATCAGAATTCTTTTAGGGGCTGTTGGCCTTTTTGCTTTATTTGTTTTTATATGGGGCGGTTTTTTAATGTTGACTTCGGCCGGCAACGCTGAAAAAGTTAAACAAGCTAAAGATACTTTGCTATGGGCTTCTTTAGGTATTGTTGTTATCTTAGGCAGTTGGGTGATTATTAGATTTTTAATGGAAACTGTATTGAGTAGTTCTTTTACCTAAAATAAAATTTGACAAAAATCTTATTTTAGGATATAATAGAACAAACATAAAAATTATTATTATTAAAATTAAGAAAATGAAAAAAATATCTCTAATCTTAGCTCTATTTCTACTAATTTTGCCAACGACTGCTTCAGCTGTTGTGACCAGTTATAGTATTGAAGACTTTGGTAGTTCTGTTGGATTAGGCACAGCTGATCTTGTAGACACCGCCATTAACGTTATCCAATGGGTCCTTGGTATTTTAGCTTTAGTAGCTGTAGTTATGATTATTTATGGTGGCATTCTTTGGATGACGGCTGCTGGTAATGAAGAAAAGATTGGAAAAGCCAAGAAAGTTATTTCGGCCGCTGTTATTGGTTTAATTATTGTCTTGATGGCTTGGGCTATTGTCATCTTTGTGGCCGGTACTACTGCTAATGTAGTTTCTGAATAATATCTGTATAATAATTATTAAAATATTTTTAGAAAGGAGGTGAAATAATGAAAAAATTAGCTCTAATTACTTCTTCTGTTTTGTTACTAGCTCTTCCAGTTACTGCTTTAGCTCAAACCTCATACTCCATTGGAGATATTGGTGGTGAAGTCGGTTTAGGCACAGCTGATCTTAGAGATACAGTAGTTAATATTATTCAATGGGTGCTTGGTATTTTAGCTTTAGTAGCTGTAGTTATGATTATTATCGGTGGCTTTCAATGGATGACCGCTGCTGGTAATGAAGAAAGGATTGAAAAAGCTAAGAAAGTTATCTCAGCCGCTGTTATTGGTTTAATTATTGTCTTGCTGGCCTGGGCTATCGTTATCTTTGTGGCTGGTACTACTTCTAACGTTACTCAATAAATTATTTTTATTTGAAATATACAAACATTCCCGCTTTCAAAAGGCGGGATGTTTGTTATCATTAAAAAATTAGGATAAAATAAAGGAAGAGCTTACTCTTAATAAAAATATTGCTTTATCCAATGAATAAAGAAGAAAAAATTAATAATTATTTAAATTATTTAAACGACTATTTACAAAGAAACAGTAAAAAAATTTTAATAGTTATAATTTTAATATACGTTATTATATTTTCTGTTTTATGTTTATACAAATATCTTACCTATAACTATATTGGTATAGATTTGGCTATTTTTAACCAGGTTTTTTATAATTCTAGCCTCGGTGACTTTTTTGAACTAACTATTCATCCCCATCTTTATCTAGGTGATCACTTCGCTTTAATCATCCCCTTGTTAATACCTTTTTATTTTTTACTTAGAAGTCCAGTCACTTTATTAATTATGCAAACACTTTTTTTGGCTTTAGGAGCTTGGCCACTATATTTAATCGCCCGGCAGAAATTAAGCAAAAATTTATCTCTTTTTATAAGCTTTTTTTACCTAAGCCATTTGTTTGTTCATAATATAAATACTTATGAATTTCATATTCTTTCTTTGGCTATACCCTTATTATTTTTCTTATTTTATTTTTATAAAAAAGGAAACTTTGCTCTTTACACACTTTTTCTGGTTCTCTGTCTGAGTATCAGGGAAGATCTGGCTTTAGTTATCTTTATGTTTGGCTTATTAGCCCTTATCGATAGAAAAAAATGGCACTGGAGTCTCTTACCTATAATTTTAAGTATCGGCTGGTTTATTTTTGCCATGAAAATGACTGGGGAAATATCTGGTTACGGGCAATATAAATTTGTTCGTTATTATGGCTGGTTAGGTGATGACATTAAATCAATTATTTTAGGCGCTATTAATCATCCCTGGGTTGTTATAAAACATATTTTTTCCTTTAGTAATATTTCATTTTTAGTCGGACTATTTCTTCCTTTCCTTTTTTTACCGTTATTAAAGCCAAAATATATTTTGCCCAGCACTTTAATAATTTTACAAATACTCTTTTTAACAGCCGCTGGGCCACTAGCTCTGGAAATTCATTATGTAGCCCTTATTATCCCTTTTTTATTTATTAGCCTAGTTTATTCTATAAAAAAAATATATAAAAAAGACTCAAAATACAAAATAACAAGGATATTGAATAGAAATAAAGAAATAATTATTGTTATTCTAATCTTAGCCAGTCTTTATTCTAGTTTAGTTATGGGACCATTATTTTATCTTAGTCAAGATACTCTTAATTACGCCGAGGCAAAAAAAGATATTAATATTAGAAAATATTTTACCAGTCAAATTCCCGAAAAGTCAGCCGTAGCTACTGGTTTTCATTTCTTACCCCAATTATCTTCCCGTAAAAAAATATATTCTCTTCATTATCAATATTTAGGCAAAAAGCAATACTCTAATATTGATTACTCCATTCCATCCGATGTAGAATATCTTCTTTTTGACATGAATGATTTTTTGTATTATCAATTCCTTTATCAGGAAAATGATGAAAATAATATTCCCGGAGCTAGCCGTATTCGTAAACTTATAAAAGAAAATGATTTTCATCTTACAAATTATATTGACAAATACTTCTTATATACAAAAAAGGGTAAAAGCGTGCCTTTACTTTACGAAAAAGAGGTGGATTTACCAAATCAAATTAATTCTATCAATAAAAAATTTGAAGCTATAGAATTAAAGGGCTATACTACTGAGAAAATAAAAAAATATTCAATAAAAGATTATAACTATGAAATATTGCCCTTAACTTTATACTGGCAATGCCTTAATGAAATAGAATTTGATTATCAAATTAAGATTCACTTTACCGGTGAAAACTCTTCCTTTGAAGAAAGTTATCCTTTATCGGCTCTTTACCCCACCCATGATTGGAAAAAAAATGAAATAATTAAAGTAAATTATCAGATTCTTATGCCTGAAGCATTCAAAAATATTAAATACCAAATAGGTTTATCTGTTTATCATGCTCAAGGCAACATGGGTTTAAATAAAAGTAAGATTTTTCGCCCTCAAATCAGCCAAATAGACAAATTTGGGAGGATTAATCTTTTAGGGGTAAATCAAAATTAGGCTTAAATATCTTTACTTCACCTTTTGTAAAAACTAATTTAAATAATTCACTCTGGTCTGGATTATATTTTCCATGCCTTTTTTCAAATGGGCTAAAAAAGATATAATTTATATTTATCTCTTTAATAAACTCTCGGCGCCAGTCATCACTAGTATTTTCTTGCCAAAACTTTTGCATTTTTTCTCTCTTAGCCCAAAAATTTATTGTTTCCACCCAATGACTTAAATAAGTTTTTTTCAAAGCAAATCCTGATATAAAGTGAGAAGGAACATGATCTCCGAAAATTACATCCTGGTCGGACATTTTTTCTTTTAGCCAATTAAAAGTATTTTTATATTCCTTATCTAAATACATATATTCAGGAGGCTCTTTAAATTGAGGATCAGAATAAAAATAAAAATCTTCTGCCAAGACATATAAATTAGAAAAACCAAAAAACAATATTGATAGCATTAATACTACCGGAGCGTAAAATATTTTTGAGAGATTAAATTTTTTATTTAAATAATGATATAAGCTAACAAGACCCACAAAAGCCATTAGACTCAAGGGTATTTGTAATCCCTGAGTAAGACGTCTTTGAAAACCTAAAGGAGCAAAAATCAGAGCTGACTGCACGATTAACCAGGTTATTAAAAATACAAACTTTTCATTTTTTATTTTTTTGATAACTCCCCACAAAGCAAAAGGGGTTAAAAACCCATAACTAATTATTACTACCCAAAAATATGGCGTTAG
It includes:
- a CDS encoding pilin, which translates into the protein MKKISLILALFLLILPTTASAVVTSYSIEDFGSSVGLGTADLVDTAINVIQWVLGILALVAVVMIIYGGILWMTAAGNEEKIGKAKKVISAAVIGLIIVLMAWAIVIFVAGTTANVVSE
- a CDS encoding pilin, whose translation is MKKLALITSSVLLLALPVTALAQTSYSIGDIGGEVGLGTADLRDTVVNIIQWVLGILALVAVVMIIIGGFQWMTAAGNEERIEKAKKVISAAVIGLIIVLLAWAIVIFVAGTTSNVTQ
- a CDS encoding DUF2079 domain-containing protein; its protein translation is MNKEEKINNYLNYLNDYLQRNSKKILIVIILIYVIIFSVLCLYKYLTYNYIGIDLAIFNQVFYNSSLGDFFELTIHPHLYLGDHFALIIPLLIPFYFLLRSPVTLLIMQTLFLALGAWPLYLIARQKLSKNLSLFISFFYLSHLFVHNINTYEFHILSLAIPLLFFLFYFYKKGNFALYTLFLVLCLSIREDLALVIFMFGLLALIDRKKWHWSLLPIILSIGWFIFAMKMTGEISGYGQYKFVRYYGWLGDDIKSIILGAINHPWVVIKHIFSFSNISFLVGLFLPFLFLPLLKPKYILPSTLIILQILFLTAAGPLALEIHYVALIIPFLFISLVYSIKKIYKKDSKYKITRILNRNKEIIIVILILASLYSSLVMGPLFYLSQDTLNYAEAKKDINIRKYFTSQIPEKSAVATGFHFLPQLSSRKKIYSLHYQYLGKKQYSNIDYSIPSDVEYLLFDMNDFLYYQFLYQENDENNIPGASRIRKLIKENDFHLTNYIDKYFLYTKKGKSVPLLYEKEVDLPNQINSINKKFEAIELKGYTTEKIKKYSIKDYNYEILPLTLYWQCLNEIEFDYQIKIHFTGENSSFEESYPLSALYPTHDWKKNEIIKVNYQILMPEAFKNIKYQIGLSVYHAQGNMGLNKSKIFRPQISQIDKFGRINLLGVNQN